The region GTTCGGCGACGTCTCCGCGCTGAAGGTGACGTCGAACGCCGCGCTAACGTACGCCAACGATCCCGCCAATTACTACTGGTCGCGGCGCGGGCCGTCCGTGCACATGGGCTACACGGTGCCGGCCAATACCGAGTATTTTTATAACGAGATGACGATCCCCAAAGGGCAGGACGCCATCGGTTCCTACTTCATGGCCAATGGTTTTGGCCAGGGCTACATGGGTATTCAGGTGAAATCACCGAGCGAGCGCTGGATATTGTTCTCCGTGTGGGATGCCGATAATGGCGCCAAGACCACCCTGGTCAGCAAGGGCGAGGGCGTCATCGACAATGCCTTCGGCGGCGAGGGCACGGGCGGGCAGACCTATCTGTCGTATAACTGGGCGGCTGGCACGACGTACCGCTTCATCACGCGCGCGCGGCCCGACGGCAAGGGCGGCAGCGATTACTCGGCCTGGTTCTTCGCGCCGGAAACGGGCCAGTGGCGCTACATCGCCACCTGGAAGCGGCCGGCGATTTCCACCTATCTGACGCGCGTGCATTCCTTTCTCGAGAACTTCATCGACACCCTCGGCTACACGCAGCGCCGCGTCCAGTTCGGCAACCAGTGGGCCAGGAACGTTTCCGGTACATGGTCCGAAGTGACGGCGGGAAGGTTCACCGGCGACGCCACGGCCACCAATGCGCAGCGCATGGATTATGCGGGCGGGCTGGAAAACGGCAGGTTCTATCTGCATAACGGCGGCTTCTTCGCTGATGTCGTGAAAACCGGCCAGAACTTCACGCGCCCGGCCACGGGCCAGGCACCGGCCGTCGATGTGGCGACCTTGCCGATGCAATAGGCGTGGTTTCTCAGAACGGCCGCTTGCCCACCATCGCCTCGATGCCGCGATAGTAGGTGAGCGGCCGTCCTATCGTCACGCCCATCAATGCCGCCGCCTGGATGATGTCGTTTGTATCGCGCCGGTACACGACCAGCGCATCCATTTCATCGGTGCCATTGCCGTCGATCTGGATCAGCTCATAGCCGCCTTCGTCCACGGCGCGCTGCGCCAGTTCCGTGTCCAGCCACTCGAAATAGGGCAGCGCGCTACCGCCGCTGTCCTTGAGCAGCGCGTACGGGAAGTCGGGGAATTCGTCGAACATGTCCTGGATCTGTTCGTGCAGTTCATCGAGCTTGTCGCTCGACGCCATATGGCCGGCCAGCTGCGAGAGCATTTCCACCGCATAGGCTTGCGCATCGCTGTCGATCCACTCGTCGCGCGGCGCGGAGGGAGCTTCGGTGATGGCGGCGACGGCGTCGTCGAGTTCCTCGCCTTCCAGGTCGCCGCAGGTCAGCTTGGTCAATAGTTCGGATAAAAGCATGGTTGCCTTTCAGGGGAGCGGCACGGCCACGGTGGCTGCCTTGTCGATGAAGTTGCCAATACTATCATTACCGTGCAGCTTGCCGCGTTCCGCAGAAGTCGTATGGCGTCCTTTGACTACTTGTCAACTAGACATTTTCGGGCCAGGCGGATACACTGAAAATATTTCCAATTAGCAATATTTATCTGGACTCATGCAGGCACAGGCGCGCTTGCCGTCCTTTGCCCTTTGCCCATCACTTGTGACCCATTTCTTCATTTTATTCAGGATCATCCATGTTTGTCCGAACCACCATGCTGCGCGCGCTGGCGTGCGCCGTCTTGCTGCCGGCGCTGTTGTCGGCCTGCGTCACCGGCCGCAATAGCGCGCCTGCGTTTACCTACAGGACACCCGACCTTGCCAAGGGCGTTGTCGTCGGCACCGTGTTCGAGAGCTCCGTCTTCGAGGCGCATGGCGCCAGGTTCGGCATCGTCAGCAGCGACCCTGCCGCCCTCGAGGGAAAAAGTCTGTGGTTATCCAGCCATGCTCCCGCCGGCCAGGTCGCCTTGCAGAATGTCTTGCCAAAAGTGCCTACGGGCAAGGGCAGCACCTTTGCGCTGCAGCTGACGCCGGGACGCTACAGCGTCATCATCTGGCTGCTTGACTATGGATTCAGGTCCAGGTACTCCGAATCGTCGCCGAAGCCGATCGAGTTTGACGTCGTTGCTGGCAAGGTCACCTACCTGGGACGTCTGGATGCCAACCGTTTCCTGCAAGTGGCTTCGATATACGACAATTTCGAGGAAGATATCGCTTACCTGAAGAAAAATCCCTTGCTGGCCAATGCCAGCATCGAGAACAAGGCGCTCGAGGTGCGTGAATGGTGGCTACAGGACGCCCTTGGCAAGGAAATTCAGGAAAGAAACCGCGCCAAATAAGCACCTGCAGGTCGCGCCGCGCACGCGTCACTCTGTACTGCAGGCGCGACCCTGCGCTACATTTTTTGCTGCATCAGAGCGGCCAGGCCTGTTTGGTCACGGCTACGGCGACGATGTAGGCGAAGACCAGCACGGCGCCCAAGAAGGCGGCGCCGCGCACGGCTGGCGTCTTGCCGCGTTTTAGCGCGATGGTGCCCAGCACGATGTAGGCCACCAGTGCGCACAGCTTGGCGGCCAGCCAGGGCTGGCTGCCCGGCGACTGGCCGCTCCAGATGGCCAGGGTGATGGCGCTGGCCAGCAGGGCCGTGTCGACCAGGTGCGGCAGGATTTTTACCCAGCGCTGCTGCAAGGCGGGCGAGGCGCGCAGCATCCAGGCGCCGCGCAAGAGGAAAAGCAAGCCGCTGGCGGCGGCGCAAGCCATGTGGAAATGCTTGAGGCTCAGATAATCCATATATGTATGCTGCCCTTATTGAGAGTGGCGCCAGCATAGCCGCCTTTGGCGCGCCGCGCCATACACCGTCGGGAGGAGACTGGCCTAAGGCAGGAATTTGACATACACGAGTTCCGGGTCTCCCTCGTCGAGATGGTCGATCTGGCCGCTGCGCACGAAGCCCGCGCTGGCGAACAGCTGTTGCGCGGCCAGGTTGGACTGGTTCGTCGACGTGAAAATTTTCCCTGTCCGGCACGCGTCTGCGGCGGCTGCCAGCAGGCGCAAACCCACGCCGCGCCGCTGCTGGCCGGCAGCGACCACCACCAGCGAGACAAAACCGTAGCCGAAGAAGTCGTCGTGCGTGAGGACATAGCCGGCCACCTGGCCGGCCCGGATGGCCACCTGGCATTGACCTTTGCCGACGGCGGCGCGTACGGCATCGCCCCGGCTGGCGTGCGCCTGCGCGTAGGCGTCGCAGGCCAGCATGGCTGCCACATCGCC is a window of Janthinobacterium rivuli DNA encoding:
- a CDS encoding DUF3472 domain-containing protein, which codes for MPLLAACVAAPVAYATPASVELAGNAFITSGQEGAVIGEHGLAGWSNPAAVASTYFRVAEAGPVQVALDASLADGGNSTIRVKINGVPFDVKLAGKARKTYAVGTVNVPAAGYVRVDLQGISRAKATFGDVSALKVTSNAALTYANDPANYYWSRRGPSVHMGYTVPANTEYFYNEMTIPKGQDAIGSYFMANGFGQGYMGIQVKSPSERWILFSVWDADNGAKTTLVSKGEGVIDNAFGGEGTGGQTYLSYNWAAGTTYRFITRARPDGKGGSDYSAWFFAPETGQWRYIATWKRPAISTYLTRVHSFLENFIDTLGYTQRRVQFGNQWARNVSGTWSEVTAGRFTGDATATNAQRMDYAGGLENGRFYLHNGGFFADVVKTGQNFTRPATGQAPAVDVATLPMQ
- a CDS encoding GNAT family N-acetyltransferase, with translation MQNNHATDTIITRAALPGDVAAMLACDAYAQAHASRGDAVRAAVGKGQCQVAIRAGQVAGYVLTHDDFFGYGFVSLVVVAAGQQRRGVGLRLLAAAADACRTGKIFTSTNQSNLAAQQLFASAGFVRSGQIDHLDEGDPELVYVKFLP
- a CDS encoding SirB2 family protein — its product is MDYLSLKHFHMACAAASGLLFLLRGAWMLRASPALQQRWVKILPHLVDTALLASAITLAIWSGQSPGSQPWLAAKLCALVAYIVLGTIALKRGKTPAVRGAAFLGAVLVFAYIVAVAVTKQAWPL